A genomic segment from Corylus avellana chromosome ca5, CavTom2PMs-1.0 encodes:
- the LOC132183100 gene encoding pentatricopeptide repeat-containing protein At5g66520-like, whose product MKETQRLTLRNTISRFIKEHKSMGELKQIHTHILKSPYLSKNDQYFLLTRLLFFCAISDSGSLSYAAAVFRLMKNPNTSAYNIMIRAYASKTSGGDNTSSSQSLLLYKQMLYDGNAPDCLTFPFLVKECRRRLDAVTGRSIYAHAIKFGFHDDAFAQNSLISLYMACGYLSCARKLFEDMLNKDVVSWNSMIIGYLRGGELDKAFDLFSRMEKRDIITWNSIITGFVQGGRPKEALEFFHEMQIASDDMVRPDKITIATVLSACACLGAIDHGKWVHSYLRRSRLECDVVIGTALVDMYGKCGCVEKAYEVFKDMPEKDTLAWTAMISVFALHGFGKEAFDLFEEMETLGVKPNHVTFVGLLSACAHSGLVEKGRWCFDMMRRVYSIEPQVYHYACMVDILGRAGHFEEAEGLIRSMRMEPDVFVWGALLGGCQMHGNMELGEKVAQHLIDLEPLNYSFYVNLCDVYAKANRFDKVKRIRALMKEKGIKKEVPGCSMIEVEGVVYEFSVRGSPEVVMEEIVWTLVGFSNLMKIEGYMLDHDEISLKAKIL is encoded by the coding sequence ATGAAAGAAACCCAACGGCTTACTCTCAGGAACACAATTTCACGCTTCATCAAAGAACACAAGAGCATGGGAGAGCTTAAACAAATCCATACCCATATCCTCAAATCTCCATATCTATCCAAGAATGACCAATACTTTCTCCTGACTCGTCTCCTTTTCTTTTGCGCCATTTCGGACTCTGGGTCGCTCAGCTATGCCGCCGCTGTTTTTCGACTCATGAAGAACCCTAATACCTCTGCCTATAACATTATGATCAGAGCTTATGCTAGTAAAACCAGTGGTGGTGATAATACAAGCTCCAGCCAGTCTTTGCTTCTATATAAGCAAATGCTTTATGATGGCAATGCTCCAGATTGCCTCACTTTTCCTTTCCTCGTAAAGGAATGCAGAAGGAGGCTTGATGCTGTCACGGGCCGGAGCATTTATGCCCATGCCATCAAGTTTGGATTCCATGATGATGCGTTTGCTCAGAATTCTCTGATAAGCTTGTATATGGCATGTGGGTATTTGAGCTGTGCCCGGAAGCTGTTTGAAGATATGTTAAATAAGGATGTTGTTTCTTGGAACTCAATGATTATTGGGTATTTGAGGGGTGGGGAACTTGATAAGGCATTCGATTTGTTCAGCAGGATGGAGAAGAGGGATATTATAACTTGGAATTCGATCATAACGGGTTTTGTTCAAGGTGGCCGCCCAAAGGAGGCCTTGGAATTTTTCCACGAAATGCAGATTGCAAGTGATGATATGGTTCGACCCGATAAGATTACAATTGCTACTGTTCTTTCAGCTTGTGCGTGTCTTGGTGCAATTGATCACGGGAAATGGGTGCATAGTTACTTAAGGAGAAGTAGACTAGAGTGTGATGTGGTAATTGGTACAGCATTGGTTGACATGTATGGAAAATGCGGGTGCGTAGAAAAAGCATATGAGGTCTTCAAGGATATGCCTGAAAAGGATACCTTGGCATGGACAGCAATGATATCAGTCTTTGCTCTTCATGGGTTTGGTAAAGAGGCTTTTGATCTTTTTGAGGAGATGGAAACACTTGGGGTCAAGCCCAACCATGTGACATTTGTTGGGCTACTGTCGGCTTGTGCTCACTCAGGTCTAGTAGAGAAAGGTCGCTGGTGTTTTGACATGATGAGACGTGTTTACTCAATTGAACCACAGGTTTATCATTACGCTTGCATGGTTGATATACTTGGCCGTGCGGGGCACTTTGAAGAGGCAGAAGGGCTTATTAGAAGCATGCGAATGGAGCCAGATGTGTTTGTTTGGGGTGCATTACTTGGAGGCTGTCAAATGCATGGGAATATGGAATTAGGAGAAAAGGTGGCACAGCATTTAATTGATCTGGAACCCCTGAACTATTCTTTTTATGTGAACCTGTGTGATGTATATGCTAAAGCTAATAGATTTGATAAGGTAAAGAGAATTAGAGCcctaatgaaagaaaaagggatAAAAAAGGAAGTACCGGGCTGCAGCATGATTGAAGTTGAAGGGGTTGTTTATGAATTTTCAGTGCGAGGATCACCTGAAGTTGTAATGGAGGAAATAGTCTGGACCTTGGTTGGGTTTAGTAACTTGATGAAGATAGAAGGATATATGCTTGATCATGATGAGATATCATTGAAGGCAAAGATACTGTGA